A window from Culex pipiens pallens isolate TS chromosome 3, TS_CPP_V2, whole genome shotgun sequence encodes these proteins:
- the LOC120428391 gene encoding hippocampus abundant transcript 1 protein isoform X5 — protein sequence MTKRSLKKPMMVLRSKKPAIIKDGVITSSGIGEPSVYHALVVIFLEFFAWGLLTMPVINVLNQTFPDHTFLMNGLVMGIKGILSFLSAPLIGALSDVWGRKFFLLITVFFTCAPIPLMSINSWWFFAMISISGVFAVTFSVVFAYVADVTTVEDRSRAYGLVSATFAASLVISPALGAYLNDKYSEPLIVALATAIAVLDVFFILVAVPESLPEKVRPSSWGAPISWEQADPFAALRKVGLDHTILMQCVTVLLSYLPEAGQYSCIFVYLKLKMHFSSIDVSIFIAVVGILSILAQVILGDLMKALGAKRTIIIGLLFEMLQLLWYGFGSQMWMMWAAGILASLASITYPAISAFVSIHSNPDQQGVVQGMVTGMRGLCNGLGPAMFGVIFYVFHVDLNDEHNGGSGSLGHSAVGSGVGALDAKFVRNETLHGGLGAGHHIIEDEYSQFMPGPPFVFGALMVICAIAVAAFIPEAPSDTIRRPSGEKKRLSVDVDYEYERGRKVAGPLSPLMHQDSAQL from the exons ATGACCAAGCGATCCCTCAAGAAGCCAATGATGGTGCTGCGGAGCAAGAAGCCGGCCATCATCAAGGACGGGGTCATCACG AGCTCCGGCATCGGTGAGCCTAGCGTGTATCATGCCTTAGTTGTgatatttttggagtttttcgcGTGGGGTCTGCTCACGATGCCCGTGATAAAC GTGCTCAATCAGACCTTCCCCGATCACACATTCCTGATGAACGGCCTGGTGATGGGCATCAAGGGCATCCTCTCATTTCTGAGCGCCCCGCTCATCGGTGCACTGTCCGATGTGTGGGGTCGAAAGTTCTTCCTGCTGATAACAGTGTTTTTCACCTGCGCCCCCATCCCGCTGATGTCAATCAACTCGTG GTGGTTCTTTGCAATGATCTCAATTAGCGGCGTGTTCGCTGTTACGTTTTCGGTCGTGTTTGCGTACGTGGCCGACGTGACGACCGTCGAGGACCGATCCCGGGCGTACGGGCTCGTATCGGCCACCTTTGCTGCCAGCTTG GTTATTTCACCTGCATTGGGCGCTTACCTGAATGACAAATATTCGGAACCTCTTATCGTAGCTTTAGCGACAGCGATCGCAGTTCTAGATGTATTTTTTATACTAGTAGCAGTGCCGGAAAGTTTACCGGAAAAGGTTCGGCCCAGCTCGTGGGGAGCACCGATCAGCTGGGAGCAGGCGGATCCGTTCGCG GCATTACGGAAGGTTGGCCTGGACCACACCATCCTAATGCAGTGCGTCACAGTATTACTATCATACTTGCCAGAGGCTGGACAGTATTCGTGCATCTTTGTCTACCTGAAGCTCAAGATGCACTTCAGCTCGATAGACGTGTCTATCTTTATCGCTGTCGTCGGTATACTAAGCATACTTGCGCAGGTCATTCTGGGTGATCTAATGAA GGCACTTGGTGCTAAGCGTACTATAATAATAGGATTATTGTTTGAAATGTTACAACTTCTGTGGTACGGATTTGGCAGCCAGATGTG GATGATGTGGGCTGCCGGAATCCTAGCGTCGCTTGCGTCAATTACTTATCCAGCAATCAGTGCATTCGTATCGATACATTCGAACCCGGACCAGCAGG GAGTTGTCCAGGGCATGGTGACGGGCATGCGAGGCCTGTGCAACGGCCTTGGTCCGGCCATGTTTGGCGTCATTTTCTACGTGTTCCACGTGGACCTGAATGACGAACACAACGGCGGCAGCGGCAGCTTGGGACACTCGGCCGTCGGCAGTGGCGTAGGCGCCCTGGACGCCAAGTTTGTGCGGAACGAAACACTGCACGGCGGGTTGGGCGCCGGCCATCACATCATCGAGGACGAGTACTCCCAGTTTATGCCGGGACCGCCGTTCGTCTTTGGCGCGCTGATGGTAATCTGTGCCATTGCCGTGGCCGCGTTCATTCCGGAAGCGCCCAGCGATACCATCCGGAGGCCATCGGGTGAGAAAAAAA GGTTATCCGTGGACGTGGATTACGAGTACGAACGGGGCCGCAAAGTCGCTGGCCCGCTGTCACCTCTCATGCACCAAGATTCTGCTCAGCTATAG
- the LOC120428391 gene encoding hippocampus abundant transcript 1 protein isoform X3, translating to MECNLQRQPSREGEVKERVEGVEQRKAMPIRRKSVCDDEICDRTNVVTREEGLAKDVVTIGGGGGREALASTSSINGDSPIVDPDEVSNYLSINNSRSSSCCDIPEETSPMISNSSLCRNDCGVDLDDLETGFYRRTEQLRQQARRHRADSSDCCEIEVDTGAEEDEEEDDSMLTSTNSAATTATVTSSKSQLNVVSGAGCPDTSVNIVDNPVSDSNEHNSVNSGAHQHCTETGAASGGDHPGGSGGPPPQHSKITTTPSNLSNCSGLPTATVVQLKQKQNLLYYLRVIFNHCKSSGIGEPSVYHALVVIFLEFFAWGLLTMPVINVLNQTFPDHTFLMNGLVMGIKGILSFLSAPLIGALSDVWGRKFFLLITVFFTCAPIPLMSINSWWFFAMISISGVFAVTFSVVFAYVADVTTVEDRSRAYGLVSATFAASLVISPALGAYLNDKYSEPLIVALATAIAVLDVFFILVAVPESLPEKVRPSSWGAPISWEQADPFAALRKVGLDHTILMQCVTVLLSYLPEAGQYSCIFVYLKLKMHFSSIDVSIFIAVVGILSILAQVILGDLMKALGAKRTIIIGLLFEMLQLLWYGFGSQMWMMWAAGILASLASITYPAISAFVSIHSNPDQQGVVQGMVTGMRGLCNGLGPAMFGVIFYVFHVDLNDEHNGGSGSLGHSAVGSGVGALDAKFVRNETLHGGLGAGHHIIEDEYSQFMPGPPFVFGALMVICAIAVAAFIPEAPSDTIRRPSGEKKKSDYRNHITLTC from the exons ATGGAGTGCAATCTGCAACGTCAACCGTCCAGGGAGGGGGAGGTCAAGGAAAGGGTGGAGGGTGTGGAGCAGCGGAAAG CAATGCCGATCCGCCGGAAAAGTGTATGTGATGACGAAATCTGTGATAGAACCAACGTTGTTACCAGAGAGGAAGGCCTAGCAAAGGATGTTGTTAcgattggtggtggtggtggtcgaGAAGCACTGGCATCGACGTCGTCGATCAACGGCGACTCGCCGATCGTCGATCCGGACGAAGTCAGCAATTATCTAAGCATAAATAATAGCCGTAGCAGTAGCTGTTGTGATATTCCTGAGGAAACCTCGCCAATGATTAGTAATAGTAGCTTATGTAGAAACGACTGTGGCGTCGACCTGGACGACCTGGAAACCGGGTTTTACCGACGGACTGAGCAGTTGCGGCAGCAAGCCCGGCGGCACCGGGCCGATTCGTCCGACTGTTGTGAAATCGAGGTTGACACCGGCGCCGAGGAGGACGAGGAAGAGGACGACTCGATGCTGACATCGACCAACTCGGCAGCCACGACGGCCACGGTGACCTCGTCCAAGTCGCAATTGAACGTGGTTTCGGGGGCCGGGTGCCCCGATACTAGTGTTAATATTGTTGACAACCCTGTTAGTGATAGCAACGAGCATAATAGTGTTAATAGTGGTGCCCACCAGCACTGTACCGAAACTGGTGCTGCTTCTGGCGGAGACCACCCAGGGGGGAGTGGGGGGCCACCGCCGCAGCACAGCAAAATTACAACGACGCCTTCGAACCTAAGCAATTGCAGCGGACTACCGACCGCAACGGTGGTGCAGCTGAAGCAGAAGCAGAACCTGCTCTACTATCTACGGGTCATCTTCAATCATTGCAAG AGCTCCGGCATCGGTGAGCCTAGCGTGTATCATGCCTTAGTTGTgatatttttggagtttttcgcGTGGGGTCTGCTCACGATGCCCGTGATAAAC GTGCTCAATCAGACCTTCCCCGATCACACATTCCTGATGAACGGCCTGGTGATGGGCATCAAGGGCATCCTCTCATTTCTGAGCGCCCCGCTCATCGGTGCACTGTCCGATGTGTGGGGTCGAAAGTTCTTCCTGCTGATAACAGTGTTTTTCACCTGCGCCCCCATCCCGCTGATGTCAATCAACTCGTG GTGGTTCTTTGCAATGATCTCAATTAGCGGCGTGTTCGCTGTTACGTTTTCGGTCGTGTTTGCGTACGTGGCCGACGTGACGACCGTCGAGGACCGATCCCGGGCGTACGGGCTCGTATCGGCCACCTTTGCTGCCAGCTTG GTTATTTCACCTGCATTGGGCGCTTACCTGAATGACAAATATTCGGAACCTCTTATCGTAGCTTTAGCGACAGCGATCGCAGTTCTAGATGTATTTTTTATACTAGTAGCAGTGCCGGAAAGTTTACCGGAAAAGGTTCGGCCCAGCTCGTGGGGAGCACCGATCAGCTGGGAGCAGGCGGATCCGTTCGCG GCATTACGGAAGGTTGGCCTGGACCACACCATCCTAATGCAGTGCGTCACAGTATTACTATCATACTTGCCAGAGGCTGGACAGTATTCGTGCATCTTTGTCTACCTGAAGCTCAAGATGCACTTCAGCTCGATAGACGTGTCTATCTTTATCGCTGTCGTCGGTATACTAAGCATACTTGCGCAGGTCATTCTGGGTGATCTAATGAA GGCACTTGGTGCTAAGCGTACTATAATAATAGGATTATTGTTTGAAATGTTACAACTTCTGTGGTACGGATTTGGCAGCCAGATGTG GATGATGTGGGCTGCCGGAATCCTAGCGTCGCTTGCGTCAATTACTTATCCAGCAATCAGTGCATTCGTATCGATACATTCGAACCCGGACCAGCAGG GAGTTGTCCAGGGCATGGTGACGGGCATGCGAGGCCTGTGCAACGGCCTTGGTCCGGCCATGTTTGGCGTCATTTTCTACGTGTTCCACGTGGACCTGAATGACGAACACAACGGCGGCAGCGGCAGCTTGGGACACTCGGCCGTCGGCAGTGGCGTAGGCGCCCTGGACGCCAAGTTTGTGCGGAACGAAACACTGCACGGCGGGTTGGGCGCCGGCCATCACATCATCGAGGACGAGTACTCCCAGTTTATGCCGGGACCGCCGTTCGTCTTTGGCGCGCTGATGGTAATCTGTGCCATTGCCGTGGCCGCGTTCATTCCGGAAGCGCCCAGCGATACCATCCGGAGGCCATCGGGTGAGAAAAAAA AATCGGACTATAGGAACCACATAACTTTAACGTGTTAA
- the LOC120428391 gene encoding hippocampus abundant transcript 1 protein isoform X4, with product MECNLQRQPSREGEVKERVEGVEQRKAMPIRRKSVCDDEICDRTNVVTREEGLAKDVVTIGGGGGREALASTSSINGDSPIVDPDEVSNYLSINNSRSSSCCDIPEETSPMISNSSLCRNDCGVDLDDLETGFYRRTEQLRQQARRHRADSSDCCEIEVDTGAEEDEEEDDSMLTSTNSAATTATVTSSKSQLNVVSGAGCPDTSVNIVDNPVSDSNEHNSVNSGAHQHCTETGAASGGDHPGGSGGPPPQHSKITTTPSNLSNCSGLPTATVVQLKQKQNLLYYLRVIFNHCKSSGIGEPSVYHALVVIFLEFFAWGLLTMPVINVLNQTFPDHTFLMNGLVMGIKGILSFLSAPLIGALSDVWGRKFFLLITVFFTCAPIPLMSINSWWFFAMISISGVFAVTFSVVFAYVADVTTVEDRSRAYGLVSATFAASLVISPALGAYLNDKYSEPLIVALATAIAVLDVFFILVAVPESLPEKVRPSSWGAPISWEQADPFAALRKVGLDHTILMQCVTVLLSYLPEAGQYSCIFVYLKLKMHFSSIDVSIFIAVVGILSILAQVILGDLMKALGAKRTIIIGLLFEMLQLLWYGFGSQMWMMWAAGILASLASITYPAISAFVSIHSNPDQQGVVQGMVTGMRGLCNGLGPAMFGVIFYVFHVDLNDEHNGGSGSLGHSAVGSGVGALDAKFVRNETLHGGLGAGHHIIEDEYSQFMPGPPFVFGALMVICAIAVAAFIPEAPSDTIRRPSESDYRNHITLTC from the exons ATGGAGTGCAATCTGCAACGTCAACCGTCCAGGGAGGGGGAGGTCAAGGAAAGGGTGGAGGGTGTGGAGCAGCGGAAAG CAATGCCGATCCGCCGGAAAAGTGTATGTGATGACGAAATCTGTGATAGAACCAACGTTGTTACCAGAGAGGAAGGCCTAGCAAAGGATGTTGTTAcgattggtggtggtggtggtcgaGAAGCACTGGCATCGACGTCGTCGATCAACGGCGACTCGCCGATCGTCGATCCGGACGAAGTCAGCAATTATCTAAGCATAAATAATAGCCGTAGCAGTAGCTGTTGTGATATTCCTGAGGAAACCTCGCCAATGATTAGTAATAGTAGCTTATGTAGAAACGACTGTGGCGTCGACCTGGACGACCTGGAAACCGGGTTTTACCGACGGACTGAGCAGTTGCGGCAGCAAGCCCGGCGGCACCGGGCCGATTCGTCCGACTGTTGTGAAATCGAGGTTGACACCGGCGCCGAGGAGGACGAGGAAGAGGACGACTCGATGCTGACATCGACCAACTCGGCAGCCACGACGGCCACGGTGACCTCGTCCAAGTCGCAATTGAACGTGGTTTCGGGGGCCGGGTGCCCCGATACTAGTGTTAATATTGTTGACAACCCTGTTAGTGATAGCAACGAGCATAATAGTGTTAATAGTGGTGCCCACCAGCACTGTACCGAAACTGGTGCTGCTTCTGGCGGAGACCACCCAGGGGGGAGTGGGGGGCCACCGCCGCAGCACAGCAAAATTACAACGACGCCTTCGAACCTAAGCAATTGCAGCGGACTACCGACCGCAACGGTGGTGCAGCTGAAGCAGAAGCAGAACCTGCTCTACTATCTACGGGTCATCTTCAATCATTGCAAG AGCTCCGGCATCGGTGAGCCTAGCGTGTATCATGCCTTAGTTGTgatatttttggagtttttcgcGTGGGGTCTGCTCACGATGCCCGTGATAAAC GTGCTCAATCAGACCTTCCCCGATCACACATTCCTGATGAACGGCCTGGTGATGGGCATCAAGGGCATCCTCTCATTTCTGAGCGCCCCGCTCATCGGTGCACTGTCCGATGTGTGGGGTCGAAAGTTCTTCCTGCTGATAACAGTGTTTTTCACCTGCGCCCCCATCCCGCTGATGTCAATCAACTCGTG GTGGTTCTTTGCAATGATCTCAATTAGCGGCGTGTTCGCTGTTACGTTTTCGGTCGTGTTTGCGTACGTGGCCGACGTGACGACCGTCGAGGACCGATCCCGGGCGTACGGGCTCGTATCGGCCACCTTTGCTGCCAGCTTG GTTATTTCACCTGCATTGGGCGCTTACCTGAATGACAAATATTCGGAACCTCTTATCGTAGCTTTAGCGACAGCGATCGCAGTTCTAGATGTATTTTTTATACTAGTAGCAGTGCCGGAAAGTTTACCGGAAAAGGTTCGGCCCAGCTCGTGGGGAGCACCGATCAGCTGGGAGCAGGCGGATCCGTTCGCG GCATTACGGAAGGTTGGCCTGGACCACACCATCCTAATGCAGTGCGTCACAGTATTACTATCATACTTGCCAGAGGCTGGACAGTATTCGTGCATCTTTGTCTACCTGAAGCTCAAGATGCACTTCAGCTCGATAGACGTGTCTATCTTTATCGCTGTCGTCGGTATACTAAGCATACTTGCGCAGGTCATTCTGGGTGATCTAATGAA GGCACTTGGTGCTAAGCGTACTATAATAATAGGATTATTGTTTGAAATGTTACAACTTCTGTGGTACGGATTTGGCAGCCAGATGTG GATGATGTGGGCTGCCGGAATCCTAGCGTCGCTTGCGTCAATTACTTATCCAGCAATCAGTGCATTCGTATCGATACATTCGAACCCGGACCAGCAGG GAGTTGTCCAGGGCATGGTGACGGGCATGCGAGGCCTGTGCAACGGCCTTGGTCCGGCCATGTTTGGCGTCATTTTCTACGTGTTCCACGTGGACCTGAATGACGAACACAACGGCGGCAGCGGCAGCTTGGGACACTCGGCCGTCGGCAGTGGCGTAGGCGCCCTGGACGCCAAGTTTGTGCGGAACGAAACACTGCACGGCGGGTTGGGCGCCGGCCATCACATCATCGAGGACGAGTACTCCCAGTTTATGCCGGGACCGCCGTTCGTCTTTGGCGCGCTGATGGTAATCTGTGCCATTGCCGTGGCCGCGTTCATTCCGGAAGCGCCCAGCGATACCATCCGGAGGCCATCGG AATCGGACTATAGGAACCACATAACTTTAACGTGTTAA
- the LOC120428391 gene encoding hippocampus abundant transcript 1 protein isoform X1 has product MECNLQRQPSREGEVKERVEGVEQRKAMPIRRKSVCDDEICDRTNVVTREEGLAKDVVTIGGGGGREALASTSSINGDSPIVDPDEVSNYLSINNSRSSSCCDIPEETSPMISNSSLCRNDCGVDLDDLETGFYRRTEQLRQQARRHRADSSDCCEIEVDTGAEEDEEEDDSMLTSTNSAATTATVTSSKSQLNVVSGAGCPDTSVNIVDNPVSDSNEHNSVNSGAHQHCTETGAASGGDHPGGSGGPPPQHSKITTTPSNLSNCSGLPTATVVQLKQKQNLLYYLRVIFNHCKSSGIGEPSVYHALVVIFLEFFAWGLLTMPVINVLNQTFPDHTFLMNGLVMGIKGILSFLSAPLIGALSDVWGRKFFLLITVFFTCAPIPLMSINSWWFFAMISISGVFAVTFSVVFAYVADVTTVEDRSRAYGLVSATFAASLVISPALGAYLNDKYSEPLIVALATAIAVLDVFFILVAVPESLPEKVRPSSWGAPISWEQADPFAALRKVGLDHTILMQCVTVLLSYLPEAGQYSCIFVYLKLKMHFSSIDVSIFIAVVGILSILAQVILGDLMKALGAKRTIIIGLLFEMLQLLWYGFGSQMWMMWAAGILASLASITYPAISAFVSIHSNPDQQGVVQGMVTGMRGLCNGLGPAMFGVIFYVFHVDLNDEHNGGSGSLGHSAVGSGVGALDAKFVRNETLHGGLGAGHHIIEDEYSQFMPGPPFVFGALMVICAIAVAAFIPEAPSDTIRRPSGEKKRLSVDVDYEYERGRKVAGPLSPLMHQDSAQL; this is encoded by the exons ATGGAGTGCAATCTGCAACGTCAACCGTCCAGGGAGGGGGAGGTCAAGGAAAGGGTGGAGGGTGTGGAGCAGCGGAAAG CAATGCCGATCCGCCGGAAAAGTGTATGTGATGACGAAATCTGTGATAGAACCAACGTTGTTACCAGAGAGGAAGGCCTAGCAAAGGATGTTGTTAcgattggtggtggtggtggtcgaGAAGCACTGGCATCGACGTCGTCGATCAACGGCGACTCGCCGATCGTCGATCCGGACGAAGTCAGCAATTATCTAAGCATAAATAATAGCCGTAGCAGTAGCTGTTGTGATATTCCTGAGGAAACCTCGCCAATGATTAGTAATAGTAGCTTATGTAGAAACGACTGTGGCGTCGACCTGGACGACCTGGAAACCGGGTTTTACCGACGGACTGAGCAGTTGCGGCAGCAAGCCCGGCGGCACCGGGCCGATTCGTCCGACTGTTGTGAAATCGAGGTTGACACCGGCGCCGAGGAGGACGAGGAAGAGGACGACTCGATGCTGACATCGACCAACTCGGCAGCCACGACGGCCACGGTGACCTCGTCCAAGTCGCAATTGAACGTGGTTTCGGGGGCCGGGTGCCCCGATACTAGTGTTAATATTGTTGACAACCCTGTTAGTGATAGCAACGAGCATAATAGTGTTAATAGTGGTGCCCACCAGCACTGTACCGAAACTGGTGCTGCTTCTGGCGGAGACCACCCAGGGGGGAGTGGGGGGCCACCGCCGCAGCACAGCAAAATTACAACGACGCCTTCGAACCTAAGCAATTGCAGCGGACTACCGACCGCAACGGTGGTGCAGCTGAAGCAGAAGCAGAACCTGCTCTACTATCTACGGGTCATCTTCAATCATTGCAAG AGCTCCGGCATCGGTGAGCCTAGCGTGTATCATGCCTTAGTTGTgatatttttggagtttttcgcGTGGGGTCTGCTCACGATGCCCGTGATAAAC GTGCTCAATCAGACCTTCCCCGATCACACATTCCTGATGAACGGCCTGGTGATGGGCATCAAGGGCATCCTCTCATTTCTGAGCGCCCCGCTCATCGGTGCACTGTCCGATGTGTGGGGTCGAAAGTTCTTCCTGCTGATAACAGTGTTTTTCACCTGCGCCCCCATCCCGCTGATGTCAATCAACTCGTG GTGGTTCTTTGCAATGATCTCAATTAGCGGCGTGTTCGCTGTTACGTTTTCGGTCGTGTTTGCGTACGTGGCCGACGTGACGACCGTCGAGGACCGATCCCGGGCGTACGGGCTCGTATCGGCCACCTTTGCTGCCAGCTTG GTTATTTCACCTGCATTGGGCGCTTACCTGAATGACAAATATTCGGAACCTCTTATCGTAGCTTTAGCGACAGCGATCGCAGTTCTAGATGTATTTTTTATACTAGTAGCAGTGCCGGAAAGTTTACCGGAAAAGGTTCGGCCCAGCTCGTGGGGAGCACCGATCAGCTGGGAGCAGGCGGATCCGTTCGCG GCATTACGGAAGGTTGGCCTGGACCACACCATCCTAATGCAGTGCGTCACAGTATTACTATCATACTTGCCAGAGGCTGGACAGTATTCGTGCATCTTTGTCTACCTGAAGCTCAAGATGCACTTCAGCTCGATAGACGTGTCTATCTTTATCGCTGTCGTCGGTATACTAAGCATACTTGCGCAGGTCATTCTGGGTGATCTAATGAA GGCACTTGGTGCTAAGCGTACTATAATAATAGGATTATTGTTTGAAATGTTACAACTTCTGTGGTACGGATTTGGCAGCCAGATGTG GATGATGTGGGCTGCCGGAATCCTAGCGTCGCTTGCGTCAATTACTTATCCAGCAATCAGTGCATTCGTATCGATACATTCGAACCCGGACCAGCAGG GAGTTGTCCAGGGCATGGTGACGGGCATGCGAGGCCTGTGCAACGGCCTTGGTCCGGCCATGTTTGGCGTCATTTTCTACGTGTTCCACGTGGACCTGAATGACGAACACAACGGCGGCAGCGGCAGCTTGGGACACTCGGCCGTCGGCAGTGGCGTAGGCGCCCTGGACGCCAAGTTTGTGCGGAACGAAACACTGCACGGCGGGTTGGGCGCCGGCCATCACATCATCGAGGACGAGTACTCCCAGTTTATGCCGGGACCGCCGTTCGTCTTTGGCGCGCTGATGGTAATCTGTGCCATTGCCGTGGCCGCGTTCATTCCGGAAGCGCCCAGCGATACCATCCGGAGGCCATCGGGTGAGAAAAAAA GGTTATCCGTGGACGTGGATTACGAGTACGAACGGGGCCGCAAAGTCGCTGGCCCGCTGTCACCTCTCATGCACCAAGATTCTGCTCAGCTATAG
- the LOC120428391 gene encoding hippocampus abundant transcript 1 protein isoform X2 has product MECNLQRQPSREGEVKERVEGVEQRKAMPIRRKSVCDDEICDRTNVVTREEGLAKDVVTIGGGGGREALASTSSINGDSPIVDPDEVSNYLSINNSRSSSCCDIPEETSPMISNSSLCRNDCGVDLDDLETGFYRRTEQLRQQARRHRADSSDCCEIEVDTGAEEDEEEDDSMLTSTNSAATTATVTSSKSQLNVVSGAGCPDTSVNIVDNPVSDSNEHNSVNSGAHQHCTETGAASGGDHPGGSGGPPPQHSKITTTPSNLSNCSGLPTATVVQLKQKQNLLYYLRVIFNHCKSSGIGEPSVYHALVVIFLEFFAWGLLTMPVINVLNQTFPDHTFLMNGLVMGIKGILSFLSAPLIGALSDVWGRKFFLLITVFFTCAPIPLMSINSWWFFAMISISGVFAVTFSVVFAYVADVTTVEDRSRAYGLVSATFAASLVISPALGAYLNDKYSEPLIVALATAIAVLDVFFILVAVPESLPEKVRPSSWGAPISWEQADPFAALRKVGLDHTILMQCVTVLLSYLPEAGQYSCIFVYLKLKMHFSSIDVSIFIAVVGILSILAQVILGDLMKALGAKRTIIIGLLFEMLQLLWYGFGSQMWMMWAAGILASLASITYPAISAFVSIHSNPDQQGVVQGMVTGMRGLCNGLGPAMFGVIFYVFHVDLNDEHNGGSGSLGHSAVGSGVGALDAKFVRNETLHGGLGAGHHIIEDEYSQFMPGPPFVFGALMVICAIAVAAFIPEAPSDTIRRPSGLSVDVDYEYERGRKVAGPLSPLMHQDSAQL; this is encoded by the exons ATGGAGTGCAATCTGCAACGTCAACCGTCCAGGGAGGGGGAGGTCAAGGAAAGGGTGGAGGGTGTGGAGCAGCGGAAAG CAATGCCGATCCGCCGGAAAAGTGTATGTGATGACGAAATCTGTGATAGAACCAACGTTGTTACCAGAGAGGAAGGCCTAGCAAAGGATGTTGTTAcgattggtggtggtggtggtcgaGAAGCACTGGCATCGACGTCGTCGATCAACGGCGACTCGCCGATCGTCGATCCGGACGAAGTCAGCAATTATCTAAGCATAAATAATAGCCGTAGCAGTAGCTGTTGTGATATTCCTGAGGAAACCTCGCCAATGATTAGTAATAGTAGCTTATGTAGAAACGACTGTGGCGTCGACCTGGACGACCTGGAAACCGGGTTTTACCGACGGACTGAGCAGTTGCGGCAGCAAGCCCGGCGGCACCGGGCCGATTCGTCCGACTGTTGTGAAATCGAGGTTGACACCGGCGCCGAGGAGGACGAGGAAGAGGACGACTCGATGCTGACATCGACCAACTCGGCAGCCACGACGGCCACGGTGACCTCGTCCAAGTCGCAATTGAACGTGGTTTCGGGGGCCGGGTGCCCCGATACTAGTGTTAATATTGTTGACAACCCTGTTAGTGATAGCAACGAGCATAATAGTGTTAATAGTGGTGCCCACCAGCACTGTACCGAAACTGGTGCTGCTTCTGGCGGAGACCACCCAGGGGGGAGTGGGGGGCCACCGCCGCAGCACAGCAAAATTACAACGACGCCTTCGAACCTAAGCAATTGCAGCGGACTACCGACCGCAACGGTGGTGCAGCTGAAGCAGAAGCAGAACCTGCTCTACTATCTACGGGTCATCTTCAATCATTGCAAG AGCTCCGGCATCGGTGAGCCTAGCGTGTATCATGCCTTAGTTGTgatatttttggagtttttcgcGTGGGGTCTGCTCACGATGCCCGTGATAAAC GTGCTCAATCAGACCTTCCCCGATCACACATTCCTGATGAACGGCCTGGTGATGGGCATCAAGGGCATCCTCTCATTTCTGAGCGCCCCGCTCATCGGTGCACTGTCCGATGTGTGGGGTCGAAAGTTCTTCCTGCTGATAACAGTGTTTTTCACCTGCGCCCCCATCCCGCTGATGTCAATCAACTCGTG GTGGTTCTTTGCAATGATCTCAATTAGCGGCGTGTTCGCTGTTACGTTTTCGGTCGTGTTTGCGTACGTGGCCGACGTGACGACCGTCGAGGACCGATCCCGGGCGTACGGGCTCGTATCGGCCACCTTTGCTGCCAGCTTG GTTATTTCACCTGCATTGGGCGCTTACCTGAATGACAAATATTCGGAACCTCTTATCGTAGCTTTAGCGACAGCGATCGCAGTTCTAGATGTATTTTTTATACTAGTAGCAGTGCCGGAAAGTTTACCGGAAAAGGTTCGGCCCAGCTCGTGGGGAGCACCGATCAGCTGGGAGCAGGCGGATCCGTTCGCG GCATTACGGAAGGTTGGCCTGGACCACACCATCCTAATGCAGTGCGTCACAGTATTACTATCATACTTGCCAGAGGCTGGACAGTATTCGTGCATCTTTGTCTACCTGAAGCTCAAGATGCACTTCAGCTCGATAGACGTGTCTATCTTTATCGCTGTCGTCGGTATACTAAGCATACTTGCGCAGGTCATTCTGGGTGATCTAATGAA GGCACTTGGTGCTAAGCGTACTATAATAATAGGATTATTGTTTGAAATGTTACAACTTCTGTGGTACGGATTTGGCAGCCAGATGTG GATGATGTGGGCTGCCGGAATCCTAGCGTCGCTTGCGTCAATTACTTATCCAGCAATCAGTGCATTCGTATCGATACATTCGAACCCGGACCAGCAGG GAGTTGTCCAGGGCATGGTGACGGGCATGCGAGGCCTGTGCAACGGCCTTGGTCCGGCCATGTTTGGCGTCATTTTCTACGTGTTCCACGTGGACCTGAATGACGAACACAACGGCGGCAGCGGCAGCTTGGGACACTCGGCCGTCGGCAGTGGCGTAGGCGCCCTGGACGCCAAGTTTGTGCGGAACGAAACACTGCACGGCGGGTTGGGCGCCGGCCATCACATCATCGAGGACGAGTACTCCCAGTTTATGCCGGGACCGCCGTTCGTCTTTGGCGCGCTGATGGTAATCTGTGCCATTGCCGTGGCCGCGTTCATTCCGGAAGCGCCCAGCGATACCATCCGGAGGCCATCGG GGTTATCCGTGGACGTGGATTACGAGTACGAACGGGGCCGCAAAGTCGCTGGCCCGCTGTCACCTCTCATGCACCAAGATTCTGCTCAGCTATAG